One Mus musculus strain C57BL/6J chromosome X, GRCm38.p6 C57BL/6J DNA window includes the following coding sequences:
- the Gm15262 gene encoding uncharacterized protein Gm15262 codes for MSEEEEIIYINMESDTDDSHISYDGDELFSEDFGSDIEDTSSFEGLTVDSELEDSDLDSFVEESLSALYAVFLFAFFTLRGTVSENIIETIFSVSEKYLYLTTIIKQLQELLERTNRQITNIYEAVSRIHEFCGVSQMERCRNCDEQLTPAVPAVQDQDNPEGTVLQPVAEAKPAKLDPDADIEPSAGGAQETNTAISSDQPAVEAPPGFQQPVDSTPAHHPSEIPEVIDASCTNNNVIMNKPTFEKNQQDGFSPPVYHNFGIPVIPEAVLVNNPEMMDHPPAVGNSSGHQNLSSSTGPIPDSEIKEVVLLEMPGKTEVIMDGTRQTAYYPALLGNVVPPDPETVAASISSESEIEKLVLVEVPIAPESILDDSPETLNNPVILQHARDQEPAAESFVPSAVGEFEIT; via the exons agattatttatataaatatggaAAGTGACACTGATGATAGTCACATCAGTTATGATGGAGATGAACTATTTAGTGAAGATTTTGGTTCTGATATTGAGGACACGTCGAGTTTTGAGGGCTTGACCGTAGACTCTGAACTTGAAGATTCTGACCTGGACAGCTTTGTGGAAGAATCCCTATCTG CTTTGTATGCTGTGTTCCTCTTTGCCTTTTTCACTCTAAGGGGAACAGTCTCAGAAAATATTATAGAGACAATATTCTCTGTCTCAGAAAAGTATTTATATCTGACAACTATAATTAAA caattaCAAGAACTTCTTGAGAGGACAAACAGGCAGATTACCAATATTTATGAAGCAGTTTCAAGAATTCACGAGTTCTGTGGGGTGTCACAGATGGAGAGATGT AGAAATTGTGATGAGCAATTAACCCCAGCTGTGCCAGCAGTCCAGGACCAGGACAATCCCGAGGGAACAGTTCTTCAGCCAGTGGCAGAGGCCAAGCCTGCAAAGCTAGATCCTGATGCTGATATAGAACCCAGTGCTGGAGGTGCCCAAGAAACCAACACTGCCATCTCATCTGACCAGCCTGCTGTGGAAGCTCCTCCAGGATTTCAGCAACCAGTAGACTCCACTCCGGCCCATCACCCCAGTG aaataCCAGAAGTTATAGATGCCAGTTGTACAAACAACAATGTGATCATGAACAAGCCaacttttgagaaaaatcaacaagacggTTTCAGTCCACCTGTCTATCACAACTTTG GTATTCCAGTAATACCAGAAGCTGTCTTGGTAAACAATCCTGAGATGATGGATCACCCACCTGCAGTTGGAAATAGCAGTGGCCACCAAAATTTGTCTTCATCTACTGGGCCCATTCCTGATTCTG AGATCAAAGAAGTTGTGCTGTTAGAAATGCCAGGAAAAACTGAAGTTATCATGGATGGCACTAGACAGACAGCATATTACCCTGCTTTATTAGGAAATGTTGTTCCCCCAGATCCTGAAACTGTAGCTGCCTCTATTTCTTCTGAATCTG AAATTGAAAAACTTGTACTGGTAGAAGTACCAATTGCTCCAGAAAGCATCCTGGATGACAGCCCTGAGACACTGAATAACCCAGTTATACTACAACATGCTAGGGACCAAGAACCTGCTGCTGAATCTTTTGTTCCTTCGGCTGTTGGTGAGTTTGAAATAACATAG